One Polynucleobacter sp. SHI8 genomic window, TTAGCCCCAACGCCTGAGCCTCGCGCAATATGCTTTTGGGTAACGTGACCTATTTCATGGCCAAGGACTGAAGAAAGTTGTGCTTCGTTATCCGCAAGAACCATCAATCCAGTATGCATTCCAATATATCCCCCCGGCAAAGCGAATGCGTTGATACTCGGATCACGTACATTAAAAAACTCAAATTTTGGCGCAAAAGGTCCCGAATTTTCTGACCCTGATATTTTTTGACTTCTTGCCCCAGCTACTAGCTCATTTCCTAACTGGTTGATGTAGTCATACATCAACCAGTTGGTAACATAGTCTGGATCCTTACGGATCTCTCGCATAATGCGCTCACCTAATTTATTTTCGTCTAGGGCACTCATATCACCAGCAGAGACATCACCTAAGTCAGGCAAAATAATTGGTGCACGTCCCCCAAGAGGTGGCTCCTCTTTGGATGCATTGATTGAATTTTGGATAGTTACTTTATCCTGAGCGATCAATGGCAAAGGATACAATAGATCAAGCCATACGATAGAAACAAGAATGTAGTAAATAATGCTTTTTTTCAATGAACACCTTTATTCAGATAAGTGAATCTAAACATGCTAACTCATTTTAATCAAGCCGGTGCAGCACACATGGTAGATGTTGGAGATAAGAACTCTACGCAACGAATTGCAAAAGCCATAGGTAAAATTATCATGTTACCGACTACTCTTGAATTAATCATTGCGGGTAATCACAAAAAGGGAGACGTACTTGGTATTGCTCGAATCGCTGGAATTCAGGGGGCAAAAAAGACTAGTGATCTAATTCCGTTATGTCATCCAATCGGTTTAACTCATGTCAGCGTAGACTTTGAGGTTATTTCTGAGAAAAATGAAGTAATTTGTACTGCTCTTACAAAAACAATTGGTCAAACAGGTGTGGAGATGGAGGCTCTAACGGCAGTCCAAGTCGCCCTACTCACAATTTATGATATGTGCAAAGCAGTAGACCGCGGCATGGTGATATCTGATGTGAAACTACTAGAGAAAAGTGGCGGCAAATCAGGGGAATGGAAAGCCTAATGTATCAAACTTGATATGTTTATTAGGCTATAAAACCTATTCTTAGCTCAGCCAATAATGGGCATAATAATTAAATCAAATTTACGTTGCTTAAATTAATATTTACTATAGTTAACTTGGCAATACTCAGTGGCTTTTTTCATGGCGGATTGCAAAAATACGTTTTGCTGTATCTCTTTAATATTTAACTTATCTAACATTTCAATTTGTTGATTAGTTAGTCCATTGGCTGATCTTTGAGCAGTACATTTGCAATACGAATTAATCGTTTGAAGAGTAATGCCTTTATTTTCCGGCAAAGTTTTTTGATTTTCGACACAACTGGGTATAAAAGCGTTGACATAATTTGCTCTAATTGGGCCTGTTGATTGCGCGTATGTGTTTGCACAAACTAAACCTATTACCAAGGCCAACATGTTTTTCATGATTAATTTCAATTTTTTCTCCTCTAAAATATTGACTATACCCATTAAAATTTGTGTATAGTTAAACTAAATATAACAAACTTCATCTAAATGAGGCTCAAAGGGGACAGTAATGAATCAATCAATGAATCTTTTTTTAAAAAATTTTTCTTCTATCTTAAAAGCTAGTTTTTGCGCTTTAGCTCTAAGCATATTTTCTGGGCAT contains:
- the moaC gene encoding cyclic pyranopterin monophosphate synthase MoaC is translated as MLTHFNQAGAAHMVDVGDKNSTQRIAKAIGKIIMLPTTLELIIAGNHKKGDVLGIARIAGIQGAKKTSDLIPLCHPIGLTHVSVDFEVISEKNEVICTALTKTIGQTGVEMEALTAVQVALLTIYDMCKAVDRGMVISDVKLLEKSGGKSGEWKA